A stretch of Gossypium hirsutum isolate 1008001.06 chromosome A06, Gossypium_hirsutum_v2.1, whole genome shotgun sequence DNA encodes these proteins:
- the LOC107948572 gene encoding uncharacterized protein isoform X5, giving the protein MSELKQHGGKILIPGIAARKFHAVDVIYSDRRKSKLLIVFDTSKLAVPEASLVYLSFRANSQAMVNSWGKPFYDAFSESKSVQLYEITRDLLFYCQLQLLRVREICKLAKVRPSNSINLLFQQRRHC; this is encoded by the exons atgtctGAGCTAAAACAACATGGTGGTAAG ATTCTAATTCCCGGAATAGCAGCCAGGAAGTTTCATGCCGTGGATGTTATATATTCTGATCGTAGAAAATCAAAGCTGCTGATTGTTTTTGATACTAGCAAGTTGGCTGTCCCTGAAGCATCTTTAGTCTATCTATCATTTAGAGCAAACTCTCAG GCTATGGTCAATTCTTGGGGCAAGCCTTTCTATGACGCCTTTAGTGAGTCTAAGAGCGTGCAGCTATATGAG ATTACACGCGACCTTTTATTTTACTGCCAACTTCAGCTGTTGAGGGTCCGGGAAATAT GTAAACTAGCAAAGGTAAGGCCGAGTAACTCAATAAATTTGTTATTTCAGCAGAGAAGGCATTGTTGA
- the LOC107948572 gene encoding uncharacterized protein isoform X1, which produces MSELKQHGGKILIPGIAARKFHAVDVIYSDRRKSKLLIVFDTSKLAVPEASLVYLSFRANSQAMVNSWGKPFYDAFSESKSVQLYEITRDLLFYCQLQLLRVREICKYILFNCSIQMLGLCLCILSYPFANLSFGACKI; this is translated from the exons atgtctGAGCTAAAACAACATGGTGGTAAG ATTCTAATTCCCGGAATAGCAGCCAGGAAGTTTCATGCCGTGGATGTTATATATTCTGATCGTAGAAAATCAAAGCTGCTGATTGTTTTTGATACTAGCAAGTTGGCTGTCCCTGAAGCATCTTTAGTCTATCTATCATTTAGAGCAAACTCTCAG GCTATGGTCAATTCTTGGGGCAAGCCTTTCTATGACGCCTTTAGTGAGTCTAAGAGCGTGCAGCTATATGAG ATTACACGCGACCTTTTATTTTACTGCCAACTTCAGCTGTTGAGGGTCCGGGAAATATGTAAGTATATCTTGTTTAATTGCAGCATACAAATGCTAGGGTTATGTTTATGTATCCTATCTTATCCATTTGCAAATTTATCTTTTGGGGCTTGCAAGATTTAA
- the LOC107948572 gene encoding uncharacterized protein isoform X6, with protein MSELKQHGGKILIPGIAARKFHAVDVIYSDRRKSKLLIVFDTSKLAVPEASLVYLSFRANSQAMVNSWGKPFYDAFSESKSVQLYEITRDLLFYCQLQLLRVREI; from the exons atgtctGAGCTAAAACAACATGGTGGTAAG ATTCTAATTCCCGGAATAGCAGCCAGGAAGTTTCATGCCGTGGATGTTATATATTCTGATCGTAGAAAATCAAAGCTGCTGATTGTTTTTGATACTAGCAAGTTGGCTGTCCCTGAAGCATCTTTAGTCTATCTATCATTTAGAGCAAACTCTCAG GCTATGGTCAATTCTTGGGGCAAGCCTTTCTATGACGCCTTTAGTGAGTCTAAGAGCGTGCAGCTATATGAG ATTACACGCGACCTTTTATTTTACTGCCAACTTCAGCTGTTGAGGGTCCGGGAAATAT AA
- the LOC107948572 gene encoding uncharacterized protein isoform X3: MSELKQHGAARKFHAVDVIYSDRRKSKLLIVFDTSKLAVPEASLVYLSFRANSQAMVNSWGKPFYDAFSESKSVQLYEITRDLLFYCQLQLLRVREICKYILFNCSIQMLGLCLCILSYPFANLSFGACKI; the protein is encoded by the exons atgtctGAGCTAAAACAACATGGTG CAGCCAGGAAGTTTCATGCCGTGGATGTTATATATTCTGATCGTAGAAAATCAAAGCTGCTGATTGTTTTTGATACTAGCAAGTTGGCTGTCCCTGAAGCATCTTTAGTCTATCTATCATTTAGAGCAAACTCTCAG GCTATGGTCAATTCTTGGGGCAAGCCTTTCTATGACGCCTTTAGTGAGTCTAAGAGCGTGCAGCTATATGAG ATTACACGCGACCTTTTATTTTACTGCCAACTTCAGCTGTTGAGGGTCCGGGAAATATGTAAGTATATCTTGTTTAATTGCAGCATACAAATGCTAGGGTTATGTTTATGTATCCTATCTTATCCATTTGCAAATTTATCTTTTGGGGCTTGCAAGATTTAA
- the LOC107948572 gene encoding uncharacterized protein isoform X2 — protein MVILIPGIAARKFHAVDVIYSDRRKSKLLIVFDTSKLAVPEASLVYLSFRANSQAMVNSWGKPFYDAFSESKSVQLYEITRDLLFYCQLQLLRVREICKYILFNCSIQMLGLCLCILSYPFANLSFGACKI, from the exons ATGGTG ATTCTAATTCCCGGAATAGCAGCCAGGAAGTTTCATGCCGTGGATGTTATATATTCTGATCGTAGAAAATCAAAGCTGCTGATTGTTTTTGATACTAGCAAGTTGGCTGTCCCTGAAGCATCTTTAGTCTATCTATCATTTAGAGCAAACTCTCAG GCTATGGTCAATTCTTGGGGCAAGCCTTTCTATGACGCCTTTAGTGAGTCTAAGAGCGTGCAGCTATATGAG ATTACACGCGACCTTTTATTTTACTGCCAACTTCAGCTGTTGAGGGTCCGGGAAATATGTAAGTATATCTTGTTTAATTGCAGCATACAAATGCTAGGGTTATGTTTATGTATCCTATCTTATCCATTTGCAAATTTATCTTTTGGGGCTTGCAAGATTTAA
- the LOC107948572 gene encoding uncharacterized protein isoform X4, translating into MSELKQHGARKFHAVDVIYSDRRKSKLLIVFDTSKLAVPEASLVYLSFRANSQAMVNSWGKPFYDAFSESKSVQLYEITRDLLFYCQLQLLRVREICKYILFNCSIQMLGLCLCILSYPFANLSFGACKI; encoded by the exons atgtctGAGCTAAAACAACATGGTG CCAGGAAGTTTCATGCCGTGGATGTTATATATTCTGATCGTAGAAAATCAAAGCTGCTGATTGTTTTTGATACTAGCAAGTTGGCTGTCCCTGAAGCATCTTTAGTCTATCTATCATTTAGAGCAAACTCTCAG GCTATGGTCAATTCTTGGGGCAAGCCTTTCTATGACGCCTTTAGTGAGTCTAAGAGCGTGCAGCTATATGAG ATTACACGCGACCTTTTATTTTACTGCCAACTTCAGCTGTTGAGGGTCCGGGAAATATGTAAGTATATCTTGTTTAATTGCAGCATACAAATGCTAGGGTTATGTTTATGTATCCTATCTTATCCATTTGCAAATTTATCTTTTGGGGCTTGCAAGATTTAA
- the LOC107948572 gene encoding uncharacterized protein isoform X7, whose protein sequence is MVILIPGIAARKFHAVDVIYSDRRKSKLLIVFDTSKLAVPEASLVYLSFRANSQAMVNSWGKPFYDAFSESKSVQLYEITRDLLFYCQLQLLRVREI, encoded by the exons ATGGTG ATTCTAATTCCCGGAATAGCAGCCAGGAAGTTTCATGCCGTGGATGTTATATATTCTGATCGTAGAAAATCAAAGCTGCTGATTGTTTTTGATACTAGCAAGTTGGCTGTCCCTGAAGCATCTTTAGTCTATCTATCATTTAGAGCAAACTCTCAG GCTATGGTCAATTCTTGGGGCAAGCCTTTCTATGACGCCTTTAGTGAGTCTAAGAGCGTGCAGCTATATGAG ATTACACGCGACCTTTTATTTTACTGCCAACTTCAGCTGTTGAGGGTCCGGGAAATAT AA